From a single Helicoverpa armigera isolate CAAS_96S chromosome 7, ASM3070526v1, whole genome shotgun sequence genomic region:
- the LOC110382218 gene encoding myosin-2 heavy chain isoform X3: MDCGASELGRKLRVDQEKGKTNRENLKTGIQHRKETFYREAPSDEDSAVSSAPASLSPQPHNDMWSCGQCRSSAERASAAARECTRLADALRDARDQLELMEFRLLELEDAHPDKGARDNLTDSDSGCVSPGSRIKDSASPELKRMDSGYKSPHAPSSPCNPRRHLGTPHDDFKEDFARAQVLADILDKNSETTSDSLKSNPVKEHLEQMILNAASAEDRACLEQVLMLLYNLQALSSSVSEDECYQAKPRKICDLRFKQETDKTQKAIATVTPYQQKGYKCESLESLCSEERKPTNVLQESGIFEGVETESKCTQTDVNESFECSGELNTEIQRLNSIREKLERQGVRNRTLSTKEDGDGLECRCVKLGKKHKQYYERRLKFLEGKISIYEAAQDVKEAKLAQRLQKEFLLENRIQELESQLSELQDKYERLEEDCCELEEIENDTRLHWQQLEMDYELCSAQLRDMTEQRECSRSQAERLMAELSNRECALKARENELRTRLEKLEKAVPALIAWNVVQAVGADLSTGGKRALMNRMSGFGESTKQVVSQLRQECEQHGAAAASAQCGAVIAWNDIRTGSTPLETQLRKEVNKLLVEKKEVEKQTQQIKEKLEHRVRELEEELEITKRQVAVTICGGEVKKEKIEEKISDLESQLRRDTESGKQPADPSMGTKIRALLISEQDLKNRVSELERREAAYLEMLTQADDMWAEMEGGYKKRIQESQATESSLKGKVRKLENEREQYKRCLEPLKQKLREVQESESGMRIALEKAERDTKNLKDQNTNIHTALKKAEAETKKSEETLKVLDAKFKDEIEKLRKLNKQLDTELKAQKETVKKAEMCFMGDLETIRKELTRSCKNNQELEVTNSELKEEVESLEKQLALTQKALTQCKRKCDEKIKTLSHELSIKTEELEELRSETMRQSFHASRVELKPDRTEYIDEGYSVYTAVPKKTDYGRMHHSMSYITSESRCSCPSMRSQLVSQLIEDLFERVHNTIDDDLTRLCNDIKLINSREVTADTKAKITNYLLMAISKELVRSIGDADAKTDTEEWQRAASSMSYSAGGLAAAAGAGNAGVVAGAARLASVSCACAAARLAAQRPDLAHAVKLCQEVCIHWERLRARVTRAWWRARRGWRR; the protein is encoded by the exons GAAAAAGGGAAAACGAACCGAGAAAATCTGAAAACAGGCATACAACATCGGAAAGAAACCTTTTACAGA GAGGCTCCGTCAGACGAGGATTCAGCGGTGTCGTCCGCCCCCGCCTCGCTGTCACCCCAACCGCACAACGACATGTGG TCATGCGGCCAATGCCGTTCGTCGGCGGAGCGCGCGTCAGCCGCTGCGCGAGAGTGCACGCGCCTAGCAGACGCTTTGCGAGACGCGCGCGACCAGCTCGAACTCATGGAGTTCAGGCTGCTGGAGTTGGAAGACGCACACCCTGACaag gGTGCCAGGGACAACCTGACCGACTCAGACTCGGGCTGCGTGTCCCCAGGCTCCCGCATCAAGGACTCCGCGTCTCCCGAACTCAAACGAATGGATTCCGGATACAAATCCCCCCACGCCCCCAGCAGTCCCTGCAACCCCCGACGGCACTTGGGCACGCCACACGATGACTTCAAAGAAGACTTCGCCAGGGCCCAAGTGTTAGCCGATATTCTAGACAAAAACTCCGAAACAACCAGTGATTCCCTCAAAAGTAACCCAGTCAAAGAACACTTGGAGCAGATGATCTTGAATGCGGCGTCAGCGGAGGACAGGGCATGTTTGGAACAAGTTCTTATGCTGCTATACAACCTTCAAGCGTTGAGCAGTTCTGTCAGTGAAGACGAATGCTATCAG GCAAAACCGAGAAAAATATGTGACCTTAGATTCAAACAAGAAACTGACAAAACTCAGAAGGCGATCGCAACTGTTACACCGTATCAACAGAAAGGGTACAAATGCGAGTCCTTGGAAAGTCTTTGCAGTGAAGAGCGGAAACCCACCAATGTTCTGCAAGAGAGTGGCATATTTGAAGGTGTCGAGACAGAATCAAAGTGTACCCAAACAGATGTCAACGAAAGCTTTGAATGTAGTGGTGAACTAAACACCGAAATACAACGACTGAATAGTATAAGAGAGAAGTTAGAGAGACAAGGAGTTAGAAATAGGACTTTAAGTACTAAGGAAGATGGAGACGGCCTGGAGTGCAGGTGTGTGAAGTTGGGGAAGAAACACAAGCAGTATTACGAGAGGAGGCTTAAGTTTTTGGAGGGAAAGATCTCGATATACGAAGCGGCACAAGACGTCAAAGAGGCTAAATTAGCACAAAGATTGCAGAAAGAGTTCCTTCTTGAAAACAGAATACAG GAACTCGAATCGCAACTTTCCGAACTACAAGATAAGTACGAGAGACTTGAGGAGGATTGCTGTGAACTAGAAGAAATCGAAAATGACACCCGTTTACATTGGCAGCA GCTTGAGATGGACTATGAGCTCTGTTCAGCTCAGCTAAGAGACATGACGGAGCAGCGAGAGTGTTCGCGGTCGCAGGCCGAGCGCCTCATGGCCGAGCTCTCCAACAGGGAGTGCGCGTTGAAAGCCAGAGAG AATGAGTTACGTACGAGACTGGAGAAGCTGGAGAAAGCAGTGCCGGCGCTGATCGCGTGGAACGTCGTCCAAGCGGTGGGCGCTGACTTGTCCACTGGTGGCAAG CGAGCACTGATGAACCGTATGAGCGGCTTCGGCGAGAGCACGAAGCAGGTTGTGTCGCAGCTGCGGCAGGAGTGCGAGCAGCACGGCGCGGCCGCGGCCTCCGCGCAGTGCGGCGCCGTCATCGCGTGGAACGATATCCGCACAGGATCCACTCCCCTTGAGACACAGCTGCGGAAAGAGGTCAACAA GTTGTTAGTGGAAAAGAAAGAAGTCGAGAAACAGACACAACAAATCAAAGAGAAACTTGAACATCGCGTGCGAGAGTTGGAAGAAGAATTGGAGATAACTAAGAGACAGGTAGCGGTTACCATCTGCGGTGGAGAAGTTAAGAAGGAGAAGATTGAAGAGAAGATCTCAGACTTAGAATCACAGCTACGAAGAGATACTGAATCTGGAAAG CAACCCGCCGACCCATCAATGGGAACTAAGATCCGAGCCTTACTGATCAGCGAACAAGACTTGAAGAACAGGGTATCAGAGCTAGAGCGAAGAGAAGCGGCCTACCTAGAGATGTTGACGCAAGCAGATGACATGTGGGCAGAAATGGAAGGCGGATATAAGAAGAGGATCCAAGAGTCACAGGCTACGGAATCATCGCTTAAGGGAAAG GTCAGAAAACTAGAAAACGAGCGTGAACAATACAAACGTTGCCTAGAACCCCTGAAGCAAAAGTTAAGGGAAGTGCAAGAGTCAGAATCTGGAATGCGTATAGCGTTGGAGAAAGCTGAGAGGGATACCAAAAATCTTAAAGATCAGAACACAAACATTCATACTGCGCTCAAGAAGGCAGAAGCTGAAACCAAGAAGTCTGAAGAAACGTTGAAAGTTCTCGACGCGAAGTTCAAG gatgaaattgaaaaacttcgaaaactaaacaaacaattgGACACCGAGTTGAAGGCGCAGAAGGAAACCGTGAAAAAGGCCGAGATGTGTTTCATGGGAGACCTGGAGACCATCAGGAAAGAACTCACTCGCTCCTGCAAGAACAACCAAGAGTTAGAAGTCACTAATAGTGAATTGAAGGAAGAG GTCGAATCTCTGGAAAAGCAGCTAGCTTTGACGCAGAAAGCTTTAACTCAATGCAAAAGGAAGTGTGACGAGAAGATAAAGACTTTGAGTCACGAATTGTCCATTAAAACGGAGGAGTTGGAGGAATTGAGGAGTGAAACCATGAGGCAGTCATTCCACGCCTCTCGCGTAGAACTAAAGCCGGATAGAACTGAATATATAGACGAAGGCTATTCCGTATACACGGCGGTACCAAAGAAGACAGACTACGGGAGGATGCACCACAGCATGAGCTACATAACGTCGGAGTCTCGTTGCTCCTGTCCATCGATGCGCAGCCAGCTGGTCTCACAACTGATCGAAGACTTGTTCGAAAGGGTTCACAACACTATCGACGACGACCTTACCAGACTGTGCAACGACATCAAATTGATTAATAGTAGAGAAGTAACTGCTGATACCAAAGCgaaaattacaaattacctCTTAATGGCTATCTCGAAGGAGCTCGTTAGGTCTATAGGGGACGCTGACGCTAAGACTGATACAGAG GAGTGGCAGCGCGCGGCGTCGTCGATGTCGTACTCGGCTGGCGGGCTGGCAGCGGCTGCGGGCGCGGGTAACGCGGGCGTggtggcgggcgcggcgcggctggCGTCGGTGAGCTGCGCGTGCGCGGCGGCGCGCCTGGCCGCGCAGCGCCCCGACCTCGCGCACGCCGTCAAGCTGTGTCAGGAGGTGTGTATTCACTGGGAGCGACTGCGGGCGCGGGTAACGCGGGCGTggtggcgggcgcggcgcggctggCGTCGGTGA